Within the Telopea speciosissima isolate NSW1024214 ecotype Mountain lineage chromosome 4, Tspe_v1, whole genome shotgun sequence genome, the region GGTTGTTAGTTAAGTCTTTTCATTTTCCCAAGTATTAGTCTAGAGTCTAGTGTTAGTCTTTAATGTTTTGCCTAGTTTTTATCATTTTGACTTGTTGGGAATTTCCTTGTCTTGGAATCCCAAAGGtctctttaatatttttttataagttCCAAGAGGCATTAGCCTCCATGTCTTGGCTATTGTGGGATCTTTCTTAGCAACCATGAATTGGAAACAAATTGTTTTCTTTGAAAACTTTTTGCTTGTGAGACTCAAGTGGGATCAAGGTGGACTCCTTCGATCGTGACCTCAGTGGGACTCCGATGGTtgggcaactagtgggactctaggctGCCACCTATCTATCTTCATCTACAACTTATCTATTTATCTTTATTCTCTTCCAAAatcgatcttggcttgcttacccaTTCGGGTTTGCATCATGCCCCCCTTGGCTGATGGCTCTGCCCATATTGTCAACACCAAAACAAGCCACAGATAACCAAGTCCAGATCAAATAACACTATGACCATTACAAATGGAGCACATAACTACTACATTATCATGTGTTAAATTTAATTGAAATACAAAATATAAGTCATTTGGACCCTTCAgcttgatttttattttctgtcaAGACAATAAGGTTAacaaagaaaatcccaaattacAAGCCATACTGCAAATATtactatttttcattttgacatACCTCATCCACAGTATATTTCGAAGATGTAGTTGTATAAACTTCAGAGTGCAATTTATCTTCGACAATGTCCTTAATGAACTTCAACTCTTTCACAAGCTTCGTTGCAAGACACTCAATGTCATGCATCTGGCGCTGAGAGAATGCAATAGCACTCTCTGCATGAGGGTGCACATAAGTGCTTTCAGTTGCAGCATGCGGTATTGCACAGGAAACATTTGGAGACTTGAGAATTCCTTTAGGAACCAACAAGTTAGGTTTACTCTTTTCATTCTTCGGTTTCAAGATGATCCTCTGAAGATTCACTTTGACTTCAACTCCCTCAAGATCCGATCTTGTGGAATAAGCTCCAATCTTAGATTGTTCCCCAAAACGTGGTCTCTCCCTATACTCTGTTGATTAAAATCTCAATCAGAAACAATGATAGAGATAATTATAGATATGAAATGATTATTATTTATGGATGCCACAAAACTCAAGTGCACTGTCTCAGCAACCCCGGGGGGGTTGTTATACTAGGTTACAAATAATACAACTGTTAATCCAAAGTTTTCATGACTTACTGGAAAGACCTATATCATCATTTGAGTAATCAGCATCCACAGTTTGACGCAGCTTTTCCTGAGAAGTTGGAGAAATGACCTGAAAACGTCTATCATAAACCACTTCCAGAGaacataaaaaatgagaaaattgtgcacaaagaagaagaatgatgcaCACCTTTCTGGCTACGAAAAGCCTTTTTGGAGGACTTTCCAGCTTCAAAGCATTGAAATTCTTAAGCACTTCATTGGCTGTACAGCTTTCAGTATCATCAGATGGATTAGTCCCCACAAAGCAGTCTCTTACCCTAGCAATATTAGACACTGGTCCCTCTTTTGTGGGAAATGAGTGTTTCACATCAGTTGCAGAATTAAAATCCTTCAAATTATTAGGAAGATTCAAGCATGTATGAAAATTCTGAGATGAGATGTCAGGGTTGTTCGTAACACTGGTTTTGGGATTAGGAGGGTTATCCTCCTTGATGTCACCCTCACTTTCCATATCCACGCTAGCAGACACTAGTCCCTCCGTTGACAAAGATGAGTGATTCTGCTCCTCAATTGTAGGTGAAGTACAATCAACAGAACTAAAATCAGAGCATGGATGAGAATTTTGAAATGACAAATATAAGATGTCAGACTTTCTTATAACATCTTTTTCAGGATCAGGAAGGGTATCCTCTTTGCTGCCACCTTCAGATTCCATACTAAACATATATCCACCATCATATATGTTCTCACCATTCAACTTATGAGGCATGTGAATCACAGAACTGCTATCTATTTCACATGATGTCCACTGCATAAATGAATAGCTTTCACAGCTAAACTTCTCATGAGCTGGCTTGTTGGTGATGCACAGTGcctcaatggggcttgcactaGGAGTTGACTGAATAAATCTAACATTTGCATCAAATTCGGAAACAGAGGAAGAAAGATTATCTTGACTGACCACCTCTGAAAAACTGTCTTCCATTACTTCCCCCACTACAGCACTCGcaggatgagagagagaattatCGTGCTCCAAATGTTCAATTAAAACTTCTGCAACAACACAATTTGGAGATTCTGTAGTGAGAGAAGTTGACTCCCCAATAGCCAACTCACTTCTGTTAGAAATCCCTGCCACTTCATCAGATACATTTGCACTAGCATCCACTGTAAAATGGGTATTGGGGGTAGCACCAAAGGTAAGACCATCCAAATCATGGCAATCTGAAAAACCAAGTTCTGAAATCTCAATCTCAGTTTTAATGGGTCCATTTAGACCCCCTGTACTTTGAGATGAATCTTGAGGGACTCTTGGAGTTGGCTCAGAAACTGAAACTGCAAATTTAGAAAGTGAATGCACATCTTTCCTGATACGCTTCCGTTTGGCCTTTGGTTTGTTCCACAGTTTTAATTTCCAATTGCTGAGAGTTTCCTCTAGGTCGGATTCATCTTCCTTCTGTTGCAACTTAGTATAATCTTCGTTTAGATGGGAGCATGGTTCTTTTTTCACGTCAACAAATTTTGGaagtttcctcttcttttttttgcagCTCTCCTTAAGCTGCTTTAATGTCATCTCACTGAAGCTGAAGTCACCCATGTTACCATTTCTTTTGTTATCACAAACATCCTCATATAAGTCACAAAGTTCAGGGTCACTTTTGATTTTTCTGCCGTCCATGAGAAGAACTGGGCTGTCAACCTTTATCCCACCACAACCAAGTGGCAAACCCATCAACCCCCCTCCTTGCTGCTGAAGTGTTGTGCAGGAACCTAGATTTTTGGCATTTTCGGATTCATATATAGCCTTTATTGTTTTGAACCTAAATGTCGGTCTTCCATGACAATCTCTGTTAAGGATTTTCTCCACCGTACCCCTCTTAATTACCTGAATAAAATGCAAATGGCTAAAGCTCCTTAATTCCATTGATTGAAGCTACAATATACTCTCTTTGTCTATCTTGTGGAGCAAAGAATAGTGAAACGCATCACATTGGACAAAACATTTGGCCCTATAGAGCATAAAGTGATTTTACTTTATGAGAAAGCAGTAGCATCATACTATATTtgaccaagaaaataaaataatggcaCTCAAGATTTCTATCTGTAAAACAGAAACGTCAACTTCTAACCACCTTTGAAACAAAATGCTTAATTAGCCAGGGCAGGTCACAATAACAACTGAAAACATTCCCCAAATAAAATGTGAAGCATTTCTGTAGGTGAAAAGTTTAAGTTCTCGGTATTGGAAACCCACTAACAAACTCATACAACtgcttaaaaaataaaaaataaaatggaaaagaaaagaaatgcaactcttcagaggaaaaaaaacacaGTGTGTACCTAATGCTGAGATCAATGAAGCAGAAACATAAAAGTCACAAAAGAACAAATGACCTTAATGTAAAACAGAAGTGTGTAATAAtataaaaaggagaaagggggagaaaaagagagactATAAATCCAATGTAGACTGTGGAGCATGAAAtacccttctctttttttatttacaccAATGGATGCAATAACATTATAACTTTTAGATCAGTTTACCAACCAAGTAAACCAAACCAGAGTAACAAAATATATAACTaatcaattcaaaaaaaaaatttatcaaacaGGATACCGACTGAATTTTATCTGGatattaaataaatagtgaaaCATAACTGTAAAGTAAAAAGTACCAAATTTACTACATCAATAAGCAGAGAATAATCTAGTTCTTCAAGCATGAAATTTCCTTGTATCCAACTTCAAATGCATGAACGTATCTCATCTTTCGAGTTTAGAAAAGAGAGTTTACAATACCAAAAAACTAAATACTGTTCAGTGCAAAAAACCTTCTACTAAAAACAATTCCACTCAATGATACCTTTtgtcaagaaaaataaaaaaactttgaaTCGTTGATCAAATCAATGTCTTGCCTTCCAAATTATGTTAGAAATGAAAAAACATTCAAATACATGGATGTTACATTTCCACTTAAGATGGAAATTGTGTCA harbors:
- the LOC122657355 gene encoding uncharacterized protein LOC122657355: MELRSFSHLHFIQVIKRGTVEKILNRDCHGRPTFRFKTIKAIYESENAKNLGSCTTLQQQGGGLMGLPLGCGGIKVDSPVLLMDGRKIKSDPELCDLYEDVCDNKRNGNMGDFSFSEMTLKQLKESCKKKKRKLPKFVDVKKEPCSHLNEDYTKLQQKEDESDLEETLSNWKLKLWNKPKAKRKRIRKDVHSLSKFAVSVSEPTPRVPQDSSQSTGGLNGPIKTEIEISELGFSDCHDLDGLTFGATPNTHFTVDASANVSDEVAGISNRSELAIGESTSLTTESPNCVVAEVLIEHLEHDNSLSHPASAVVGEVMEDSFSEVVSQDNLSSSVSEFDANVRFIQSTPSASPIEALCITNKPAHEKFSCESYSFMQWTSCEIDSSSVIHMPHKLNGENIYDGGYMFSMESEGGSKEDTLPDPEKDVIRKSDILYLSFQNSHPCSDFSSVDCTSPTIEEQNHSSLSTEGLVSASVDMESEGDIKEDNPPNPKTSVTNNPDISSQNFHTCLNLPNNLKDFNSATDVKHSFPTKEGPVSNIARVRDCFVGTNPSDDTESCTANEVLKNFNALKLESPPKRLFVARKVISPTSQEKLRQTVDADYSNDDIGLSKYRERPRFGEQSKIGAYSTRSDLEGVEVKVNLQRIILKPKNEKSKPNLLVPKGILKSPNVSCAIPHAATESTYVHPHAESAIAFSQRQMHDIECLATKLVKELKFIKDIVEDKLHSEVYTTTSSKYTVDETIVAVQKAGEVEENTRKWLSMMAKDCSRFCKIMRSSGKKAPAAPKSGYGLHKDRKKIIFADEAGGPLCHVKVFEDQLASLSGSECENEKRQATRTERNACCTLEC